One window from the genome of Desulfobotulus pelophilus encodes:
- the lspA gene encoding signal peptidase II, whose protein sequence is MIRQNFFFLLSVAGLVVFLDQLTKYWVHTFMAYGSTIPLIPGFFDLTHVHNPGGAFGFLASQSEWIRKAVFLFASGLATLMILFFYYKTPPAFGWLRTGLALIFGGAVGNMADRIRFGYVIDFLDVYWKGWHWPAFNVADSAICVGMAIFVWHVIFRKLPEGF, encoded by the coding sequence ATGATTCGACAAAATTTTTTCTTTCTTCTCTCGGTAGCAGGCCTTGTGGTTTTTTTGGATCAGCTGACAAAGTACTGGGTGCATACATTCATGGCTTATGGCAGCACCATTCCGCTGATTCCAGGTTTTTTTGACCTGACCCATGTGCATAATCCCGGAGGTGCCTTTGGTTTTCTTGCCAGTCAGAGCGAATGGATCAGAAAAGCGGTCTTTCTTTTCGCATCCGGTCTTGCCACTCTGATGATTCTTTTCTTTTATTATAAAACGCCTCCTGCCTTTGGCTGGCTGAGGACAGGGCTGGCGTTGATTTTTGGTGGTGCTGTCGGCAATATGGCTGACCGCATTCGTTTTGGGTATGTCATTGATTTTTTGGACGTGTACTGGAAAGGCTGGCATTGGCCGGCTTTTAATGTGGCTGATTCTGCCATCTGTGTGGGTATGGCTATCTTTGTCTGGCATGTGATATTCCGGAAACTCCCCGAAGGATTTTAG
- the ileS gene encoding isoleucine--tRNA ligase, with protein MDYKTTLNLPVTDFPMKAGLTQREPVQLAEWEKQNLYGKIRKGSAGRPKFILHDGPPYANGNIHIGTALNKILKDIIVRSRQMAGFDAPYVPGWDCHGLPIEHNVDKKLGKKKENMGTVEIRQQCRTYAEGFLDVQREEFKRLGVMAEWDNPYQTMAFAYEAAIAKACGLFALNGSLYRGKKPIHWCCSCQTALAEAEIEHKDERSPSIYVAFPMEGDFSLGKPVDVLIWTTTPWTIPANLAVCLHPEFTYAAVDMGERIRIMAKDLAEDLMMAFGSDSSTLLKEWVGRDLENLQYRHPFYDRLSPLIMGEHVTLDAGTGCVHTAPGHGADDYIVGGRYGLEPYSPVEDNGCYTSEVGEDLQGQFVFKANETVMEKLASSGHLVHRVDMSHSYPHCWRCKKPVIFRATPQWFISMENNELRQKALEEIDRVQWIPKWGRERIHGMIANRPDWCVSRQRSWGVPIPMFYCEDCGSLFMNRETVDRVYERFLEKGADAWFDEDASCFIASDAKCTECGCSRFVKESDILDVWFDSGVSHMAILEERKDALSWPADLYLEGSDQHRGWFHSSLLTSVGLKGKAPYRSVLTHGFVVDGEGRKMSKSVGNVIAPEKVIKQHGAEILRLWVASSDYKDDVRISDAILRQLSEAYRRIRNTCRFLISNLYDFQPATDSLAYDALTELDRYALHRLDQLTARVEKAYESYGFHTIYHGLHNFCTLDLSAFYLDILKDRLYTEPTAGPIRRSAQTAMFRIVDSLVRMMAPILPFTSEEIWVHMPSWPAKEESVHLAAMPKTRNVADADLVRRWEGLSRIRSEVLRVLEVARREKIIGHPLDAEVILSAEGEPRALLEGFNRDLLQNVFIVSEVTIKETREGLTQAVDMEGLFVGVGKAAGEKCVRCWVRNSSVGSFDDHPEICSRCRTSLEAMGML; from the coding sequence ATGGACTATAAAACGACTCTGAATCTTCCGGTAACGGATTTTCCCATGAAAGCAGGCCTGACACAGCGGGAGCCAGTACAGCTCGCTGAATGGGAAAAACAGAACCTGTATGGTAAAATCCGTAAAGGCAGTGCCGGCCGACCGAAGTTTATCCTTCATGATGGCCCCCCCTATGCCAACGGTAACATCCATATCGGCACCGCCCTGAACAAAATCTTAAAAGATATTATTGTGCGGTCCCGACAGATGGCAGGTTTTGATGCCCCCTATGTTCCGGGATGGGATTGTCACGGACTTCCCATTGAGCATAACGTGGATAAGAAGCTTGGTAAAAAAAAGGAAAACATGGGAACGGTGGAAATCCGTCAGCAGTGCCGTACCTATGCCGAAGGTTTTCTGGATGTGCAGAGGGAAGAGTTCAAACGGCTTGGCGTAATGGCGGAGTGGGATAACCCCTATCAGACCATGGCCTTTGCCTATGAGGCGGCCATTGCAAAAGCCTGTGGTCTTTTTGCTTTGAATGGCAGCCTTTACAGGGGGAAAAAGCCCATTCACTGGTGCTGCAGCTGCCAGACCGCATTGGCGGAAGCAGAAATTGAGCACAAGGATGAGCGTTCACCATCTATTTATGTGGCTTTTCCGATGGAAGGGGATTTCAGTCTGGGGAAACCGGTGGACGTATTGATCTGGACCACAACGCCATGGACCATTCCCGCCAATCTTGCCGTATGTCTGCACCCCGAATTCACCTATGCGGCCGTGGATATGGGAGAGCGAATCCGTATCATGGCCAAAGATCTGGCAGAAGATCTGATGATGGCCTTTGGTTCTGACAGCAGCACCCTTCTGAAGGAATGGGTGGGCCGGGACCTGGAGAACCTGCAGTACCGCCACCCTTTCTATGACAGGCTTTCTCCCCTGATTATGGGTGAGCATGTTACCCTGGATGCGGGAACGGGCTGTGTTCATACGGCACCCGGCCATGGGGCGGACGACTATATCGTTGGTGGACGTTACGGTCTGGAGCCCTACTCTCCGGTGGAAGATAATGGCTGCTATACCAGCGAGGTGGGGGAAGATCTTCAGGGCCAGTTTGTTTTCAAGGCCAATGAAACGGTTATGGAAAAGCTGGCCTCCTCAGGGCATCTTGTCCATCGGGTTGATATGAGCCACAGTTATCCCCATTGCTGGCGTTGCAAAAAACCAGTGATTTTCCGGGCCACGCCTCAGTGGTTTATTTCCATGGAGAACAATGAGCTTCGTCAAAAGGCACTGGAGGAAATTGACAGAGTGCAGTGGATCCCCAAGTGGGGCAGGGAAAGAATTCACGGGATGATTGCCAACCGGCCGGATTGGTGCGTGTCCCGCCAGAGGTCCTGGGGGGTTCCCATCCCCATGTTCTACTGTGAGGACTGTGGCAGTCTTTTCATGAATCGGGAAACCGTGGACAGGGTTTATGAACGTTTTCTGGAGAAGGGGGCGGATGCCTGGTTTGATGAGGACGCCTCCTGTTTTATTGCCAGTGATGCAAAATGCACGGAGTGCGGATGCTCCCGCTTTGTTAAGGAAAGTGACATTCTGGATGTATGGTTTGACTCCGGGGTCAGCCATATGGCTATCCTGGAAGAACGAAAGGATGCGCTTTCCTGGCCTGCGGATCTTTACCTCGAAGGCAGTGACCAGCACCGCGGCTGGTTCCATAGCTCCCTTCTGACCTCCGTTGGACTGAAAGGAAAGGCTCCCTATCGTTCCGTGCTGACCCATGGTTTTGTGGTGGATGGCGAAGGACGGAAGATGTCCAAGTCCGTGGGCAATGTCATTGCACCGGAAAAGGTGATCAAACAGCATGGAGCGGAAATTCTGAGGCTCTGGGTGGCATCGTCCGATTATAAAGACGATGTGCGTATTTCCGATGCCATATTGCGGCAGTTGTCCGAAGCCTACAGAAGAATCCGCAATACCTGTCGTTTTCTGATCAGCAACCTCTATGACTTTCAGCCCGCAACGGATTCCCTGGCCTACGATGCTCTGACAGAGCTGGACCGCTATGCCCTTCACCGGCTGGACCAGCTTACCGCAAGGGTGGAGAAAGCCTATGAAAGCTATGGATTTCATACCATCTACCATGGGCTTCATAATTTCTGTACCCTGGATCTTTCCGCTTTTTATCTGGATATCCTGAAAGATCGTCTTTATACGGAGCCAACAGCAGGGCCAATCCGCCGTAGTGCCCAGACAGCCATGTTTCGTATTGTGGACAGCCTTGTGCGGATGATGGCTCCTATCCTTCCATTTACATCAGAAGAAATCTGGGTCCATATGCCTTCTTGGCCCGCGAAGGAGGAGAGTGTGCATCTGGCTGCCATGCCCAAAACCCGGAACGTGGCAGATGCGGATCTGGTGAGGCGCTGGGAAGGACTCTCCCGTATCCGCAGCGAAGTCCTGCGGGTTCTTGAGGTGGCGAGAAGGGAAAAAATAATCGGGCATCCTCTGGATGCGGAGGTGATTCTTTCGGCGGAAGGGGAGCCTCGGGCCCTGCTGGAGGGTTTTAACCGGGATCTTTTGCAGAATGTATTCATAGTCAGTGAGGTTACCATAAAAGAAACAAGAGAAGGGCTTACACAGGCTGTGGATATGGAAGGTCTTTTCGTGGGTGTTGGAAAAGCAGCAGGAGAAAAATGTGTGCGCTGCTGGGTTCGGAACAGCAGTGTGGGCAGTTTTGACGATCATCCGGAAATCTGTTCGAGATGCAGAACCTCTCTGGAGGCCATGGGTATGCTGTAA
- the holA gene encoding DNA polymerase III subunit delta, translated as MVEIRYTEISAALQCQQKEGFFPVYLVHGESFVSDAVVDRIAGVLGTPDSLEVLDGSRVRLRDALEEVNTFSLLSRGKVVVLQGARLFDTGSEAESLAEKAKKAVEKGNTKQAIPPFLRYLALKGMDLEALAGGGRKKKKGAGEEEWMRVLAEICLEKGVKVPSSADEGELLVKALEKGFPDGHYLVISVDQVDRRRAIYKKLAAAVCVVDGSVPSGNRRQDREARDEMMRQCLVSVLGKAGKTIEPRGVGRLLELTGFDLRMLSANLEKLVDFAGDRPSITLKDVEDVLQRTRQDPIFVFTGAVADRNVPEALLSMIDLVKDGMHPLQILSALVNQFRKLLIAMDFLTSSSGKDWSRRMAYDAFVSRVLPSLLDHEEALRGLRAEWIGTEEKGRKATDLSIAGNGKNPYPVYQILLRAERFEKEELIAAMGMLAEADLRMKSGLDGTGVLESVVIRIALGKEKAVS; from the coding sequence ATGGTGGAAATTCGTTATACGGAAATTTCTGCAGCTCTGCAGTGCCAGCAGAAAGAGGGGTTTTTTCCCGTTTATCTGGTTCATGGGGAGTCCTTTGTCAGTGATGCCGTTGTGGATCGTATCGCCGGGGTGCTGGGTACGCCCGATTCCCTTGAAGTTCTTGACGGTTCCCGTGTTCGTTTGCGGGATGCTCTTGAGGAGGTGAATACCTTTTCCCTGTTGAGCAGGGGAAAGGTTGTGGTTCTGCAGGGTGCCAGGCTTTTTGATACGGGGAGTGAGGCGGAGTCCCTGGCGGAAAAGGCAAAAAAAGCGGTAGAAAAAGGAAATACAAAACAGGCCATTCCCCCCTTTCTCCGCTATCTAGCCCTTAAAGGGATGGATCTGGAAGCCCTTGCCGGTGGAGGCCGGAAGAAAAAGAAGGGGGCTGGAGAAGAGGAGTGGATGCGTGTACTGGCCGAAATCTGTCTTGAAAAGGGAGTGAAAGTACCTTCATCCGCAGATGAGGGAGAGCTTCTTGTTAAAGCCCTTGAAAAGGGTTTTCCCGATGGACACTATCTGGTGATCTCTGTGGATCAGGTGGATCGCCGTCGGGCTATTTATAAAAAACTGGCCGCAGCAGTTTGTGTGGTGGATGGCAGCGTTCCTTCGGGTAACCGGCGTCAGGACAGGGAGGCCCGTGACGAAATGATGCGTCAGTGCCTGGTTTCCGTATTGGGGAAGGCCGGTAAAACCATTGAACCCCGCGGCGTTGGCAGGCTTCTTGAGCTCACGGGGTTCGATCTGCGCATGCTTTCGGCCAATCTTGAAAAATTGGTGGATTTTGCCGGAGACCGGCCTTCTATCACCCTGAAAGATGTGGAAGATGTATTGCAGCGGACCCGCCAGGATCCTATTTTTGTGTTCACAGGGGCGGTAGCAGACAGAAATGTTCCTGAGGCACTTTTATCCATGATCGACTTGGTGAAAGACGGCATGCACCCTCTGCAAATTCTTTCTGCACTTGTGAATCAGTTTCGTAAACTTCTGATAGCCATGGATTTTTTGACCTCATCTTCTGGAAAAGACTGGTCCCGGCGTATGGCCTATGATGCCTTTGTTTCGAGGGTGCTTCCATCTCTGCTGGATCATGAAGAAGCCCTGCGCGGTTTGCGGGCTGAATGGATCGGGACGGAAGAAAAGGGCCGGAAGGCAACGGATCTTTCCATCGCAGGGAACGGAAAAAATCCTTATCCTGTTTACCAGATCCTTCTGCGGGCTGAGCGCTTTGAAAAGGAAGAGCTTATTGCAGCCATGGGAATGCTGGCGGAAGCGGATCTGCGCATGAAATCCGGCCTGGATGGGACGGGGGTGCTGGAGTCTGTGGTGATTCGTATTGCCCTGGGCAAGGAAAAGGCTGTGTCCTGA